The Alcaligenes faecalis sequence GAAGGCATGGCCCGCCTGGGCTGGCCGCGCCGACCGAAGGCCATGAATGAGTTGCAAGCAGCAGCGGCCGTCGGCCAGATGGGTTTGGTTCAAGCCTATGAAGTGGCTTTTGCCCGCCACGGCGTGCGCACCGCCCAGATCCTGCTGACCCATGAGGATTTGGCTGACCGCCATCGCTATCTGAACGCACGTAGCACCATCAACACCTTGCTGGACCTGGGGGTGGTGCCCATCGTGAACGAGAATGACACGGTGGTCACAGATGAAATCCGCGTGGGCGACAACGACACGCTGGGCGCACTGGTCACGAATCTGATCGAAGCCGAAACCCTGATCATTCTGACCGATCAAGCTGGCTTGTACAGTGCCGACCCACGCAGCAATCCTGATGCGCAATTCATCTCGCTGGGGCAAGCAGGGGACCCAACACTGGAAGCCATGGCTGGCGGTTCGGGCAGCAATATCGGCACCGGCGGCATGATTACCAAGATTCTGGCGGCCAAACGCGCCGCTCAAAGCGGTGGCCACACCATTATTGCGTCGGGCCGTGAACAGCAAGTTCTGTCGCGCCTGTCGCAAGGCGAACGCATCGGCACAGAACTGCGCGCCACCCTGCCTGTACGTTCAGCCCGTCAACGCTGGCTGGTCGACCAACTGCGTGTGCGTGGTCGCGTGTCGCTGGACGAAGGTGCCGTACGTGCGTTGGTAGACGGCCACAAAAGCCTGCTGCCCGTAGGGGTCACCCATGTCGAGGGCGAATTCGACCGGGGCGATGTGGTGGCCTGCGTGGACAAGCACGGCGTGGAATACGCCCGTGGTCTGATCAACTACTCCTCGGACGACACGCGTCGCATCATGGGCCAACCCAGCCACTTGATCAATGAATTGCTGGGTAGTGAACACGATACAGAGCTAATCCACCGCAACAATATGGTGTTCCCTCGCAGTGGACCGGATCAGGACTAAGCCTTGACCCCTGCCCGGCCCGCCTGTTGAAATAGACGGATAAAACGTATCGAGTTGCGACAATGCGTGCGGACTTTCCGCGCCTGATCACAACACTTTCCCTTTCGGGCGATGCGCCCAAGGAACCGTATGAAAATCCTCGTACTAGGTGCTGGCGTAGAAGGCGTAACCAGTGCTTATTATCTTGCCCGCCAAGGACACAGCGTAACGGTCATCGACCGCATGGCTGGCCCTGCTCTGGAAACCAGTTTTGCCAATGCTGGTCAGCTCTCCTTTGGCTATGCTTGCCCCTGGGCTGCGCCGGGTATCCCGCGCAAAGCCATCAAGTGGATGTTCGACGAACACCCTGCCCTGACAATTCGCCCGGATGGTACGCTGACACAAATCAAGTGGCTGCTGGCCATGTGGCGCAACTGCACGGCAGATCGCTACGCCATCAATAAAGAACGCATGGTGCGTCTGGCAGAATACAGTCGTCATTGCATGGCCGAGCTGCGTGCACAGACCGATATTCAGTTCGAGCACCGCGCCCAAGGCACCTTGCAGCTCTTCCGTACGCAAAAACAACTGGACGGTATTGCTGCCGATATCGAGGTCCTGAAAGAAGCCGGAGTACCTTACGAACTGCTGTCCGCGTCTGAGCTGCACACGATTGAGCCGGCTCTGCGCCATGTAGAACACAAACTAAGCGGAGGCCTGCGCTTCCCTGAGGACGAAACCGGCGACTGCCAGATGTTCACCCGCCGCCTTAGCGAACTGGCTGAACAGGAAGGCGTGGAATTCCGCTGGAACCAGAACATTCAGCGCATTCACAGCAATGGCACAGAAATCAGCGGCGTGCAAAGCTCCGACGGCTTGCTGACTGCCGATGCCTACGTGGTGGCCTTGGGCTCCTGGTCTACAGGTCTAATGAAAGACCTGCAAGCCATTCCGGTCTACCCGTTGAAGGGCTATTCCATTACCGCCACGATTGCGGACGCCTCCCGTGCGCCCCAATCCACCCTGCTGGATGAAAGCTACAAGATCGCCCTGACCCGTTTTGACAATCGCATTCGTGTGGGCGGCATGGCCGAGGTAGTCGGCTTTAACAAGCGCCTGAACCCCCGCCGTGAACAAACCTTGCTGATGGTCTTGAACGACCTGTTCCCCGGCAGCTACCAAAGCGATGCAGACCTGCATTTCTGGACCGGCCTGCGTCCCAAGACGCCGGACAGCACCCCGATTGTGGGCCGCAGCCGTTACTCCAACCTGTTCTTGAATACAGGCCACGGCACGTTGGGATGGACCTTGGCGACCGGCAGCGCGCAATTGCTGGCTGACCTGATCAGTAACAAAGAGCCGGCCATCCGTGCTGACGATTTGTCGGTGCAGCGTTACTACTAAGCCCCTGCTCTACAAGGTAAACAAAGGCTTTGTCAGGTTTAACCGGCAAAGCCTTTTTCAACTCCCCTGCCCTAATGGCGCACTGGCTCGACCAGCAACTGGCAATTGGCCGCAAACATATAGCCCCAGTTATGAATAGAGCGTATAGGCAACGACGTTCCCCCCTGACTGAATTTACGCCGCATACGACTGACCAGCACACCCAGACGATTGATATGCGAAGCGCCGGGCGGATTGCTGATGACATCCGTTTTACTGGCGACAGCCTGCATCAACTCGTAATGGCTGGCCCGGCGATCCTCTTCTCGCAGCAAGCGGACCATAAAGGCGCGTTCAGTGCTGGTCAGAGTAAATGACATGCCAAGCGGAGATACCAAAATCCAGCCTTCCTGATCCAACACCCACTCCTGAATCAAGGAGGGTTCAGGGATGATGGGCATCTGCATCAAACGTCGTTGCAGGCTATGCAAACTGGCCGCCAGCAACTCCAAAGACGCCTCCTTCGGACAAAACTGATCGCCGCCGCTATGCAAGGCTTGCAGCATGGCCGAGTCCGTGGCGTCGGACTGCATCAAGATCCCGATTTGCGGACACAGCATCCGTAAACGCACGGCTGCAGAGCAAATCTCTGCCAAAGTCCCCCCCAGCCAGGCAATACATACAGAACCGACATGGCGCCCGCGCGTTTGGGCCAACTGCAATAAAGCCGCGACATCCGGGCAAAAAATAAGACGATAACCACGTTCAGCCAGTGCCTGAATTCTTTGTTCTAGTAAATTTCGATCAGGGATAGCCGTGGCCAGGTAGAGCACAACAGGACCGCCAGCAATTTCATTTGCAACCGACATAGTTGAAACCTTAACTATAATGACATCTGATGACTATGTCGGACAGTATAAATCACGACTGTGATTTTTTATTAAAACCATCGTGTTTGGCTTTGCATCAACAATCTGTTGTGTGAAACATTTCTCCGAACGCCTTCGCCATGCACGTCAATACCGCGGTCTTTCTCAGGCGGATTTGGCACGTCTATGCGGATTGACTCAGAGCGCCATCTCCAACTACGAAAACGGTACTCGTCGGGGCCCTCGTGAAATACTGGAGTTGTCCAGAGCCTTGAATGTCAGCGCAGTATGGCTGCACAAAGGTGTCGGCAAGATGGAGTTCAGCGATGACGGCTATACCTTGGCCGAACCCCAGGACGGCCCTCCGATTGTCTCCTGGCCTTTCCGTCTGTTCTCCGTCGATGAGGTAGTTGCTTTGGCAGATAGCGAACGTGAATTGCTTGATCGCACACTGCGCCATTTGCTAGATGGCATGAAAAAACGCTAGATGCTGCTATTTTCTGCCCCCATCTAGCCGCTGCCACCTAGCTTCGCACCGCTTTGCCAAGTACTGGCAACACACCGCCCAACACCAGGCTGCGGCCACACCTATCCTAACGCACTCTTTCATTGGCGACACAGATTCAGTCGGACAGTTTTATCACATACGGGGTTTTTCTTGAAAACCATCGTGCAGAGCGTTCCATGAACAATCTGTAGTGTGAAACACTTCTCTGATCGCCTTCGCCACGCCCGCCAGCAACGCGGCTTTTCCCAAGCCGAGCTGGCCCGCCTGTGTAACCTTAGCCAAAGCGCCATCTCCAATTACGAGAGCGGCACGCGGCGTGACGCACGCGAGATTCTGGATCTGGCCAAAGCCCTGAATATCAGCGCCCAATGGCTCAAGAACGGGGTGGGCCATATGGAGCTAAGCACAGCCCATGCGACCACCTTACAAGACTCTGGCGAAGGCCCGCCGATTGTGACCTGGCCTTTCAACCGCTTTTCCGTTGACGAAATTGTGGCTTTACCACCCAAAGAGCGTGACCATCTGGATCAGACCATCCGTCATCTGCTCAACGGCATGAAAAGAAAATAAGCCTTATACGCCCACAAGCCGTTCCAAAGTACCTATACTTGTCGGCACGCAGGGGTACTCGCCATTGGGCGGGTTGAGATAAACCCTCGTACCAGTACGGATAATGCCGATGCTGGGAGCGTGTGCCACAGGTGCAATGCCTGCACGGCACTTCTTCCTATATCGGCTCCACCATTTCTTTGGAGCTGCAATGACAAGCAAAAATCCTTCTTTTACAGCCACAGCGGCCAGTGTAGACCCGGCCGCGATCCAGCCCTTACCCAACTCCCGAAAGACTTATCAAACCGGCTCACGGCCAGATCTGCGTGTGCCTTTTCGGGAAATTTCCCTGGCTGATACCCCCAGCCACTTTGGCGCCGAGCCAAACCCTCCCTTAAGCGTTTATGACACCAGCGGTCCTTACACGGACCCCTCGGTGCAGATCGATATTCGCAAAGGGCTTCCTGCACTGCGTCAAGCCTGGATTAGCGAGCGCAATGACACCGAGTTGATGGCAGGACTCAATAGCCAGTACGGTCAGGCCCGCCAGGCCGATCCGGAGCTGGACACCTTGCGCTTTGAACTGAAGCGTCAGCCCCGACGCAGCACTTCGGGCGCCAATGTCACGCAAATGCATTACGCACGGCGCGGCATCATCACGCCCGAAATGGAGTTTGTGGCGATTCGGGAAAATCTGCGACGCGAGCAATATATTGAAAGTTTGCGTGCCAGCGGCCCGCAAGGTGAAGAGATGGCTCGTCGCCTGACCAAGGTACATCCTGGTCAGGGTTTCGGTGCCAGCTTGCCCACCACGGTCACGCCCGAGTTTGTTCGTGATGAGATTGCGCGTGGCCGCGCCATTTTGCCCGCCAATATCAACCACCCGGAAACCGAGCCCATGATTATTGGCCGCAACTTCCTGGTGAAGATCAACGCCAATATTGGTAACTCGGCCCTGGGCTCCACCATTGGCGAAGAAGTCGAAAAAATGACCTGGGCGATTCGCTGGGGTGCAGACACCATCATGGATTTGTCCACGGGCAAGAATATCCATGAAACGCGCGAATGGATTATTCGCAACTCGCCTGTTCCGGTTGGCACCGTACCTATTTACCAGGCCCTGGAAAAGGTCGGCGGCATTGCCGAGAATCTGACCTGGGATATTTTCCGCGACACCTTGATTGAGCAGGCCGAGCAAGGCGTGGACTATTTCACCATTCACGCCGGTGTGCGTTTGCCCTTTATCCCCATGACAGCCAGCCGCATGACAGGCATTGTTTCGCGTGGCGGTTCCATCATGGCGAAGTGGTGTCTGGCGCATCACCGCGAAAGCTTCCTGTACGAGCACTTCGAGGACATCTGCGAGATCATGAAGCAGTACGACGTGGCTTTCTCGCTGGGTGATGGCTTGCGTCCCGGGTCGGGCTATGACGCCAATGATCAGGCGCAATTCGCGGAACTGCGTACCTTGGGCGAGTTGACTCAGGTCGCGTGGAAGCACGATGTTCAGGTCATGATTGAAGGCCCAGGTCATGTGCCTTTGCATCTGATTCCCGAGAACATGCAGTTGCAGCTGGAGCACTGTCATGAGGCCCCCTTCTATACTTTGGGGCCTTTGGCAACCGACATTGCACCGGGTTACGACCACATCACTTCCGGTTTGGGTGCGGCGATGATCGCCTGGCAAGGCACGGCGATGCTGTGCTATGTGACGCCCAAGGAGCATCTGGGCTTGCCCAACAAGAAGGATGTGAAGGACGGCATCATCACGTACAAGATCGCAGCACATGCCGCGGACTTGGCCAAGGGGCATCCTTCGGCGGCATTCCGGGACAATGCCTTGTCCAAGGCGCGCTTTGAATTCCGTTGGGATGATCAGTTCAATCTGGGGCTGGACCCGGACACCGCACGTGAATTCCACGACGAGACCTTGCCTAAAGACTCGATGAAAGTGGCGCACTTCTGCTCCATGTGTGGGCCCAAGTTCTGCAGCATGAAGATCTCGCAGGATGTACGAGACTATGCCAAGGCTAACGGTCTGGATGAGCAGTCCGCTGTGGATCAGGGGATGAAGGAGATGTCTGTGCAGTTCGTTCAGCAGGGCAGCCGCTTGTACCAACAAGCCTGACGCTTTTACTCTCCAGCACAGCGTCTCAACCCGAACAGCAGATCTTCTCTGATCTGCTGTTCGTATCTCCACCCCCCTCCTTCCTGGATACGCACCAGACTAAAGCCACTGTCATACTCTGCAGCCTCGTGAGCAGTGCCAAGGCTCACCTGGCTCTCAGGAACACACCGGGCAAACCACCGGCAATGTCAGAACTAAACAAATACTGAAAGAATTCGTCTCTTTGATGAACCTTGCTGTTTACCAGGCCCCCGGTATGCCCACCTGTTCTGTCCCGCCCATGCAACTTGAGCTGCTTTTGAGCAAGATCCTGAACTTGGTTCCGGAATACCAAGTCCACATACATTCGCGCCGTCCACTTCAATTGGCACGCTTCCGCCCCCCCCCGAATACTGAGCTATTTCAGTTCACCGCCGCCCACGCACCAGCCTATTTATCCCTATTGCATGAGAAACTCGCGCAAGCCCATCCTGAGGGAGGCAAAATCTATTGGTCTACAACGGCTTGGCGCATCCTGAACTGGAATCCAATCCTGTTTAGCGTGATGGCCGTCCATAGCCTTGGTAAAGCAGTATGTTTACAAGGTAGCGGCCTATGGGTCACGCAAGAAAGTATTGAAGGCAGCGCGCTAGAGGATCATCCGGTTTTCTCCGGACCAGAAGACGAACTCATTCACTATGCAGGTCAACAGATACAAATGCTGATGGGTACGCTGTACACAGCAGCGACACAAAGCTTTTCCCTGCACATCAAGCTGGCACAAAAGCTGACGACCGATGCGTTGGTGGAATGCCTGATCATGCAAAATCAACTGGCTCAATCCGCTGTGGCGCTAAGGCAGGATCAACTCCAAACTCGTCTGGATAAATGGTTAAACGCCGCCGGGCTGCCACTGATCACGGGCACTTTACTCCTTCCCAATGGTCAGCTCGGCCTGAATCGCCAAGTCTGTTGTCAGTACTACCGCATACAGACGGGTGGAGAGTGCCCGGACTGTACACGCATCCCCATGCCACAACGGTTGGCCATGATGGCCGAACACACTCATTAAGCACAAGCCCCAGCAGCGAAACCCAGGAGCCAAGGTGTCCGCCGGCCCCTTAAAGCACCCACGGCCAAGCCGTGGGCGGCAATAAACGGCCTGACTTACGAGCGTGGTTGCTCGGTCGAGACAATGCGTCCATTTTCCATCTTGATCAGTCGATCTGCCAAATGGAAATAGCGATCATCATGACTGATGACCAGCACCGTCTTGCCCATGGCTTTGAGCTCGGGCAAGAGATCATGATAGAACACATCCTTGAACACAGGGTCCTGATCAGCTGCCCACTCATCAAACACCAGGAAAGGCCGATCTTCCAGATACGCTGCCACCAAAGCCAGACGCTTGCGTTGGCCTTGCGACAAGGCCTGCGTTGTAAAGGCACCATCCTTGATCTGCACCTTATGGTGCAGGTATAACTTTTCCAACAAGGCATTGCCTCGTTCATCAAAGCCGCTTGAAACACTATCCAGCAGACTATCGAACAAATGGAAATCGGAAAAAATCGCGGAAAACATTTGCCGGTACTGGTCCCGATTCTCATCCGAAATCTTCTGACCATTGAATTCGATATGACCATTCTCGGGTCGATACAAACCCACCAACAATTTGGCTAGACTGGTCTTGCCACTGCCATTGCCACCCACCAGATAATTCAGTTGCCCCGGCTCAAAGCTCAGGTCAATCGGGCCCAAGGTGAAAACATCGTTATTGCCTTCATGGAAATATTGATGTGAAACACCGTGCAAAGCCAGAGAGCTCAAACGCTGTTCCCCCTCCTGCCCTGCCATCTGTTCACTTTGCACCAGACCACTTACCATGGATTCGATATGCCGAGCAGACATCCCTGCAGACTTCATAGGTGGCAAGCTACTGATGACCGCCTCCAGCGGCCCCACCATATACACCAACAGCAAGGCAAATCCGGTCGTCACCCGCACTTGCTCGGAGGCACTATCGGTCAACACAAACAACACCAGACCAATAAACACGAAAATCAAGAAATTGTTCCAAACCGAAGAAACAATATAGATCGTCATGCCCAGACTACGTTCTCGCCGCACCTGCTCAATCGAATCACGCATGTGCGCGCGCAAAAAACGGTCCCGCTTGCCCACATTCAAGCGCAGTTCCTTGGCACCGTTGATCAAGGCATTGAAGATACCCAACATGCGGTCCTGCTCATGCTCAGCACGCTCCAAATGCTTTACAGCGCGCAAGCCCGCCAATTGAAAAGTCAAAAAACCTGTACCAATAATGGCAATGGCGAACAAAAAAATCTTCCAGGACAAAGCAGCCATATACACCAAACACCCCAATACAATAGCGGCATTGGTCAACATGATCGGCATAAAACCGAAGAAAAACTTCACATTCAACGTATGTTCGGACATGGCGGCCTGCATGCGTCCCCGCCCCATCATTTCCAATGAACGAAAATCAGCCGAATTGACATGATCCACGATGTAATTACGCAACTGGGCATGTACCCGTTGGCCAAGCCGCTCCAAAAGTATCTGGGCTACGGACTGGAACAACATGGCCAACAACGCCGTTATGGCAAATTGCAGGCCCAGCTCGGTTCGAGACGACTCAGACGAGACAGTAATAACATCCGTGATTAACGCCAGCAAACGCACACTCAGCAAACCGCCAAGCACACTGAGCACTGCACAAAAAGCCAATAAAGGCCAAGATTTCTTGATCAGATATTTAAACAAGACCGCGTCCTTGGTGAGTTTCTTACAGTAGGACAGCACAACGGATCACGCCCCTACCCATCAGAAAGCGAATCGCCCAGCAGGCCTGTGCTGCTATCAACAGGGCCGTGACAAAAACAGGAGGGAAAGGCGCCCACCACTCGACAAGGCCCAACCCGCCGCTAGAGGGGACACGTTTGCCCTACGCGTCAGTTGGCAAGCCTGCCAGATAGGCCAAGCCATGCGACAACGCCGAAAACAAGCTGTTGTTAAAATTGTTCCAGCGCAACTCCAGAATCGTGTCCTCAGGCTCAATCGTTGTATTGACGACCTCCCAAAACACCGGCCCTGAATCAATACCCTGATCCACATAATGAAACGATGCGCCAGTCTTGAACAAAGGCTGGACTGGTTCGGTCTGCATGGTTTGCCAATCCAACACACGCTGCCCCCGTGCCCCATAGAGCGCATCCAATGTCGCTGTCGCACCCCGTCGTTGGTAAGGCGAATCTTCGCGAGTCGGACCTGGATGAATATTGACGATCTTGCCTTGATACGGCGCACCGGCACACACCAGTTTGTCCAGGATCACAATCAGGCCGTCCAGAACAACCCAGTCTGCCTCCAATGCCTGAAATCGCTCCAATAAACGCTGTTCAAACGCCTGCTTGCCAGGCTGGCGGGCAGCGTCATCTATAGCCAGGCCGCGGTAGGATGACGGGATATTTTCCAGCAAATCATTCAGTGGCCGCCCCTGCACACACAAATCTTGCGGATAGATCCACTGCCCCCCACTCTGACCGTCGCGACCATAACCATCGAGCTTGGCCTGATCAAGCGCATAGTCATCAATATCGTCGTAGATGACCGCCTCCAGTGAATACAGACGGCCCAGTTCAGAATGATTCAATTGATGAACCAGATACTCCAAAGGAGACATCATGTACCGCAACTGCCCTTTGTACTCAATCTGCTGCCCCGCTTTGTCCGCCGCCGCATTGCGTAAGGACATGACATACACCAATTTTCTTTTCATGAAATATCCGCATTCGCTCTTACACACCCACATTGGTATGCCCTAGAGACGAATCGATGTTCATTTTGTTTAAAAACAAGAAAGCCAATGACAACAATTATCATTTTTATTAAACAAAATGACAGCCAATACGTCATACCCCCAGTTGACCTAAAAGCATACCGGTTGCATGAAGTCTCATGCAGCAAGAACATCCAAGGGATCAGGAAGTGTATGACTATCTATGACATGATTGGCATTGGGTTTGGACCGTCGAACATGGCAATTGCTATTGCTCTGGAAGAAAGCCTGGCCAAAACACATCCAGCTTGCGATCCGCACGATATCCTCAAAATACGATTTATCGAGCAACAAGAAAACTTCGCTTGGCATCCACACATGCTGCTCAAAGATGCAGACATGCAGATCTCCTTCATGAAAGATCTGGTGACTCCTCGCAACCCCTGCAGCCGCTTTTCCTTCATTAACTATATTCATAGTCAAGGTCGATTCGAACAATTCCTGAATCTGAAAAGCTTTAACCCCAGCCGTATTGAATTTAACGACTATCTGAGCTGGGCCGCACGGCAATTGTCGCCCTGGGTCGCAACGGGTGAAAAAGTCATTGAGGTCAGCCCTATCAATGAAAGCAATCGAATCACCTTACTCAAGGTAGTTACGCTCAACGCCAAGGGCGAACGAAAAGAGCGCATTACCCGCAATCTAATCGCCAGCATAGGGGGCAAGCCTAAAGTTCCTGATTTTTGCAAACAGGCAATCGGGGATCCTCGCATCTTCCACTCACACGATTATCTGCAAAAAATCCAGAACAACAGCCAGGCTCGTCGTTTGGCCGTTATCGGTGCCGGCCAAAGTGCAGCCGAGATTTTCATGGATCTTGCCCCGCAGGAAAACAGAACGGTCGATCTAATTGCGCGTACCTACGCACCCAAGCCTGCTGACGAAACCCCCTTTGTGAACCAAGTATTTAATGAAGAGTTTGTTGAACATATCTATAGCCTGACGCCTGAGCAACGGCAGGCATTCCTGCAAGAGTTTCGGCACGCAAACTATGCCTGCATTGATGTAGATCTGTTAGATAGCATGAATCGCATGCTCTACGAGCAGCAAGTCCAGGGCAAAAACACTATGCGGCTGTGCCTGCGTCATCAAGTACAAGCCATTGAAACGAACCCTGAACATGTGCAAGTACAGTTGCTCAACCTGAATACTGGTGACACTCTCAAACGCCAATACGATGCCGTCATTCTGGCAACAGGTTATGAACGCAACTTGCACCATAGTTTGTTAAGTCAGCTCAAGCCCTATGTGCATGACTTCACCACGGATCGTTTTTATCGCCTGAAAACCCGCAGCGAACTCAAGCCCAGCATCTTTGTGCTTGGTTCGAACGAGGCCACACATGGGCTGAGCGACACCTTGCTCTCCTTGACGGCCATACGAGCCGGAGAGGTCACGCACGTTTTATTGAACCAGCTCCTGAATAAAGAGATCCAAGCGGCCTAAGGCCTGTTAGCACTGAGCAAGGAACAGGTTGATCATGTACTCCAATCAAGTTGTCGATTTTCCTAGCCGTACATCCGCCACCGGACAAACTGCCAATGGCCTGTACGAACGGGTCTGCGCCATTTTGCCAGAGCTTGAGGCCCGCGCGTCCCAAACGGAAAAAAATCGGGCCGTCCCTGCCGAGAACATCCAACTATTGAAGTCCACCGGACTGCACCGGATCTTCTTGCCCATCAGCTATGGTGGTTACGAAGCCTCCTTGCCTGAGTTTGCACAATGCCTGGTGAAGATCGCCAGTGCCTGCGCCAGTACAGCCTGGGCCTTTGGCTTGATGTGTACGCACAATTATCTGCTGGCCCACTACCCCAAGCAGTTGCAAGATGAAGTCTGGGCGGACGATCCCAACTGCACGGCCA is a genomic window containing:
- a CDS encoding lysine N(6)-hydroxylase/L-ornithine N(5)-oxygenase family protein, which codes for MTTIIIFIKQNDSQYVIPPVDLKAYRLHEVSCSKNIQGIRKCMTIYDMIGIGFGPSNMAIAIALEESLAKTHPACDPHDILKIRFIEQQENFAWHPHMLLKDADMQISFMKDLVTPRNPCSRFSFINYIHSQGRFEQFLNLKSFNPSRIEFNDYLSWAARQLSPWVATGEKVIEVSPINESNRITLLKVVTLNAKGERKERITRNLIASIGGKPKVPDFCKQAIGDPRIFHSHDYLQKIQNNSQARRLAVIGAGQSAAEIFMDLAPQENRTVDLIARTYAPKPADETPFVNQVFNEEFVEHIYSLTPEQRQAFLQEFRHANYACIDVDLLDSMNRMLYEQQVQGKNTMRLCLRHQVQAIETNPEHVQVQLLNLNTGDTLKRQYDAVILATGYERNLHHSLLSQLKPYVHDFTTDRFYRLKTRSELKPSIFVLGSNEATHGLSDTLLSLTAIRAGEVTHVLLNQLLNKEIQAA
- a CDS encoding helix-turn-helix transcriptional regulator, which produces MKHFSDRLRHARQQRGFSQAELARLCNLSQSAISNYESGTRRDAREILDLAKALNISAQWLKNGVGHMELSTAHATTLQDSGEGPPIVTWPFNRFSVDEIVALPPKERDHLDQTIRHLLNGMKRK
- a CDS encoding DNA-binding response regulator; its protein translation is MSVANEIAGGPVVLYLATAIPDRNLLEQRIQALAERGYRLIFCPDVAALLQLAQTRGRHVGSVCIAWLGGTLAEICSAAVRLRMLCPQIGILMQSDATDSAMLQALHSGGDQFCPKEASLELLAASLHSLQRRLMQMPIIPEPSLIQEWVLDQEGWILVSPLGMSFTLTSTERAFMVRLLREEDRRASHYELMQAVASKTDVISNPPGASHINRLGVLVSRMRRKFSQGGTSLPIRSIHNWGYMFAANCQLLVEPVRH
- a CDS encoding cyclic peptide export ABC transporter, with translation MLSVLGGLLSVRLLALITDVITVSSESSRTELGLQFAITALLAMLFQSVAQILLERLGQRVHAQLRNYIVDHVNSADFRSLEMMGRGRMQAAMSEHTLNVKFFFGFMPIMLTNAAIVLGCLVYMAALSWKIFLFAIAIIGTGFLTFQLAGLRAVKHLERAEHEQDRMLGIFNALINGAKELRLNVGKRDRFLRAHMRDSIEQVRRERSLGMTIYIVSSVWNNFLIFVFIGLVLFVLTDSASEQVRVTTGFALLLVYMVGPLEAVISSLPPMKSAGMSARHIESMVSGLVQSEQMAGQEGEQRLSSLALHGVSHQYFHEGNNDVFTLGPIDLSFEPGQLNYLVGGNGSGKTSLAKLLVGLYRPENGHIEFNGQKISDENRDQYRQMFSAIFSDFHLFDSLLDSVSSGFDERGNALLEKLYLHHKVQIKDGAFTTQALSQGQRKRLALVAAYLEDRPFLVFDEWAADQDPVFKDVFYHDLLPELKAMGKTVLVISHDDRYFHLADRLIKMENGRIVSTEQPRS
- a CDS encoding D-amino acid dehydrogenase — translated: MKILVLGAGVEGVTSAYYLARQGHSVTVIDRMAGPALETSFANAGQLSFGYACPWAAPGIPRKAIKWMFDEHPALTIRPDGTLTQIKWLLAMWRNCTADRYAINKERMVRLAEYSRHCMAELRAQTDIQFEHRAQGTLQLFRTQKQLDGIAADIEVLKEAGVPYELLSASELHTIEPALRHVEHKLSGGLRFPEDETGDCQMFTRRLSELAEQEGVEFRWNQNIQRIHSNGTEISGVQSSDGLLTADAYVVALGSWSTGLMKDLQAIPVYPLKGYSITATIADASRAPQSTLLDESYKIALTRFDNRIRVGGMAEVVGFNKRLNPRREQTLLMVLNDLFPGSYQSDADLHFWTGLRPKTPDSTPIVGRSRYSNLFLNTGHGTLGWTLATGSAQLLADLISNKEPAIRADDLSVQRYY
- the proB gene encoding glutamate 5-kinase translates to MQHSSHSESAVAQSRRLVIKVGSSLVTNEGKGIDLDAVEQWATQIAQLHAQGKQLVLVSSGAIAEGMARLGWPRRPKAMNELQAAAAVGQMGLVQAYEVAFARHGVRTAQILLTHEDLADRHRYLNARSTINTLLDLGVVPIVNENDTVVTDEIRVGDNDTLGALVTNLIEAETLIILTDQAGLYSADPRSNPDAQFISLGQAGDPTLEAMAGGSGSNIGTGGMITKILAAKRAAQSGGHTIIASGREQQVLSRLSQGERIGTELRATLPVRSARQRWLVDQLRVRGRVSLDEGAVRALVDGHKSLLPVGVTHVEGEFDRGDVVACVDKHGVEYARGLINYSSDDTRRIMGQPSHLINELLGSEHDTELIHRNNMVFPRSGPDQD
- a CDS encoding N(5)-hydroxyornithine transformylase PvdF, which codes for MKRKLVYVMSLRNAAADKAGQQIEYKGQLRYMMSPLEYLVHQLNHSELGRLYSLEAVIYDDIDDYALDQAKLDGYGRDGQSGGQWIYPQDLCVQGRPLNDLLENIPSSYRGLAIDDAARQPGKQAFEQRLLERFQALEADWVVLDGLIVILDKLVCAGAPYQGKIVNIHPGPTREDSPYQRRGATATLDALYGARGQRVLDWQTMQTEPVQPLFKTGASFHYVDQGIDSGPVFWEVVNTTIEPEDTILELRWNNFNNSLFSALSHGLAYLAGLPTDA
- the thiC gene encoding phosphomethylpyrimidine synthase ThiC translates to MTSKNPSFTATAASVDPAAIQPLPNSRKTYQTGSRPDLRVPFREISLADTPSHFGAEPNPPLSVYDTSGPYTDPSVQIDIRKGLPALRQAWISERNDTELMAGLNSQYGQARQADPELDTLRFELKRQPRRSTSGANVTQMHYARRGIITPEMEFVAIRENLRREQYIESLRASGPQGEEMARRLTKVHPGQGFGASLPTTVTPEFVRDEIARGRAILPANINHPETEPMIIGRNFLVKINANIGNSALGSTIGEEVEKMTWAIRWGADTIMDLSTGKNIHETREWIIRNSPVPVGTVPIYQALEKVGGIAENLTWDIFRDTLIEQAEQGVDYFTIHAGVRLPFIPMTASRMTGIVSRGGSIMAKWCLAHHRESFLYEHFEDICEIMKQYDVAFSLGDGLRPGSGYDANDQAQFAELRTLGELTQVAWKHDVQVMIEGPGHVPLHLIPENMQLQLEHCHEAPFYTLGPLATDIAPGYDHITSGLGAAMIAWQGTAMLCYVTPKEHLGLPNKKDVKDGIITYKIAAHAADLAKGHPSAAFRDNALSKARFEFRWDDQFNLGLDPDTAREFHDETLPKDSMKVAHFCSMCGPKFCSMKISQDVRDYAKANGLDEQSAVDQGMKEMSVQFVQQGSRLYQQA
- a CDS encoding helix-turn-helix transcriptional regulator; this translates as MKHFSERLRHARQYRGLSQADLARLCGLTQSAISNYENGTRRGPREILELSRALNVSAVWLHKGVGKMEFSDDGYTLAEPQDGPPIVSWPFRLFSVDEVVALADSERELLDRTLRHLLDGMKKR